CCTGCGTCATAGGTTCATCACCATCGCCACGCATGCCTACACTCACAATTGTTTCAGTTCCTTGCACCCGCTCCATGCCTGCCTTCCAGAATTGTTGCAAACGTGTTGCGTTGCTATCATAGTTCCACTTGCCTTCACCAAACCGCCTCCATTCATCGTGTGCACGCATCAGCGGCTCGTGGTGTGATGTGCCAATCACTATAGCGTACTCATCAGCAGTTTGTTTGTTCAATTTATCATCGTCATAAAATGCACTGCCCCACATTGCCGGCCAGAGATAATTGCTTTTAAGCCGTAGCATCAGTTCAAAAACCTTTGCATAAAATTTACTGTTGAAGCCGCCGAATTTTTCACGGCTCCAGTTGCTGAGTGCGGGTGCTTCATCGTTTATAAAAATGCCCCTGTACTTTACTGCGGGTGCATCTGTTATAGTACCACCTGTGTAGTAGATTAGTTCCTTCTTTTTTACAGGAACATCTGCCCAATAATACCATGCCGATACACCCATTTTGGCAGATAACTCAAACGCACCATAAGCGGTTCCGCGCCTGTCGCTGCCGGCTATCACCAGTGCGTTGTCTACACCAGGAAAAGGATCAGCAACTACCTGCAGTTGGTATGCTTCCCATTTACCTTTCAGCTTATCAAGCTTTAGTTTCTTTTGCTTTACCAGCCTATCAATAACAGATGAACTGCCTACTGTCCCGATGATGATAACATTGCTGGCTGCAGGATTAGTATAGGCAACAGTAGGTTTTTTACCTGTTACCATTTCAATGTCTTGTTGCAGCAGTTCAGCAGCTTTTTTAACTACAGCATGATCACGTGCATCCACATATATAGGAGCCGCTGCGTTAGGTGATACTATAGCAAAACCGGTTTTCACCATACGGTCGCTTATCATTTGTTGCGCTATAGTTTGCTTTACTGCAAAACACAAGATTACCATCGTAATTATCTTCTTCATTATCACCATCACTTTAGTAGTTTATTCATTGGAGCAAGTACTAAAAACCTATTGAGTTACCACCATCTACTGGCAGTACTACACCTGTTATATATTTTGCTGCATCAGTCGCAAGAAAATATGCAGCCTCGCCTATATCGGCAGTCTCTCCTAAAAAGCCCATAGGTGTACGCGACAGAACCTTTTGCTTTCTTTCAGGATCATTGTTCAATGCTTTAGCACTCATTTCTGTTGCAATAAAACCAGGTGCAATACAGTTAACACGAATTCCTCTTGGTGAAAGATCAACAGCCATTGCTCTTGTCATGCCTTCTATGGCAGACTTTGAAGCGGTATAGGCTATGACTTTTGGTAGGCCATATTGCGAAGCCATAGAGCTGATGTTGATGATAGAACCTTTGCCTGCTTCTACCATCACTTTGGTCACTTCCCTTGAAAGTGCAAACACGGCAGTAACATTGGTAAGAATGATCCGCTGAAATTCTTCATCCGTTACTTCAGTGAATTCTTTTTTCAAATTGATGCCGGCGTTGTTCACCAGCACATCAATCTTTCCATGTTCCTGTGCTATACGCTGTACCAATGCAGGCAATCCTGCAAGGTCATTCAGATCGTGACTGATGGGGAAGCAAAGTGCTCCCAGTTGTTCTTTGGCTGCATCCAGTTTTTGCTGGTCGCGCCCTACAATGATGGTTGTTATACCACTTTGAACAAATTTGGTTGCTATAGCTAGTCCAATACCTGAACCTCCACCGGTTACTATTGCTACTGTTTTCTCTCCTATGTTTTGCATAAAGTTTTTTGTTGTGTTAGTTACAATAATAAAGCCTCTTCTCCTGTTAGCTTCTTACCCAT
This region of Aridibaculum aurantiacum genomic DNA includes:
- a CDS encoding SDR family NAD(P)-dependent oxidoreductase, producing the protein MQNIGEKTVAIVTGGGSGIGLAIATKFVQSGITTIIVGRDQQKLDAAKEQLGALCFPISHDLNDLAGLPALVQRIAQEHGKIDVLVNNAGINLKKEFTEVTDEEFQRIILTNVTAVFALSREVTKVMVEAGKGSIINISSMASQYGLPKVIAYTASKSAIEGMTRAMAVDLSPRGIRVNCIAPGFIATEMSAKALNNDPERKQKVLSRTPMGFLGETADIGEAAYFLATDAAKYITGVVLPVDGGNSIGF